A DNA window from Helianthus annuus cultivar XRQ/B chromosome 15, HanXRQr2.0-SUNRISE, whole genome shotgun sequence contains the following coding sequences:
- the LOC110911602 gene encoding SURP and G-patch domain-containing protein 1-like protein isoform X2, with product MEKKPASSLFVNDGSFMERFKQLQQDKESSSEPTLSGPTKPKPDISNSGSKASASFKINKPPSGKLAFSLKQKSKLVTPAVKLSEDDDEDERNDGNSSGDGPIKRQKVDRFDASELSLKQVIVVPPSDPIVKKAADNLATFVAKNGRQIEHITRQKNPGDTPFKFLYDESCADYKYYEYRLSEEEKVLGKSADAQIQHTGGSKTTAANSSQKSHQQRSNYQIPASALFEPTETAQPDYGEATAPSASDPIAMMEFYMKKAAQEEKKRRPKHSKDEMPPPASLQGDGKRGHHMGDYIPLEELDKFMASCNDAAAQKAAKEAAQRARIQADNVGHRLLSKMGWKEGEGLGSSRSGIADPILAGSVKKDNLGVGASQPGEVTPEDDIYEQYKKRMMLGYKHRPNPLGNPRKAYY from the exons ATGGAGAAAAAACCAGCTTCTAGTCTATTCGTTAATGATGGTTCCTTTATGGAGAGGTTTAAACAACTTCAACAAGATAAGGAATCTAGTTCAGAGCCAACTTTATCAGGGCCCACAAAGCCTAAGCCGGATATAAGTAACAGTGGCTCTAAAGCTAGTGCTTCTTTCAAAATCAACAAACCTCCATCTGGCAAACTTGCATTCAGCCTGAAACAGAAATCGAAACTTGTAACACCTGCTGTCAAGTTAAGTGAAGACGATGATGAAGATGAAAGGAATGACGGTAACTCATCAGGTGACGGACCGATAAAACGGCAAAAGGTGGACCGGTTTGATGCCTCGGAACTGTCACTAAAGCAAGTTATTGTTG TACCACCAAGTGATCCCATAGTAAAGAAGGCCGCAGATAATTTAGCAACTTTCGTGGCAAAAAACGGAAGGCAGATTGAGCATATCACACGTCAAAAGAATCCTGGAGATACCCCTTTCAA ATTCCTGTATGATGAAAGCTGTGCTGATTACAAATATTATGAATACCGGCTTTCTGAGGAGGAGAAGGTTCTGGGAAAATCTGCAGACGCACAAATACAACATACTG GTGGTTCCAAGACTACTGCAGCGAATAGCTCTCAAAAATCACATCAGCAACGTTCAAATTACCAGATCCCTGCCTCAGCTTTATTTGAACCTACCGAGACTGCACAACCTGATTATG GTGAAGCTACGGCCCCATCAGCTTCAGACCCGATAGCTATGATGGAGTTTTATATGAAAAAAGCTGcacaagaagaaaagaaaaggcgCCCTAAACACTCTAAAGACGAGATGCCACCTCCTGCTTCTCTCCAAG GTGATGGTAAAAGGGGCCACCATATGGGTGATTATATACCTCTGGAAGAGCTCGACAAGTTCATGGCCAGCTGTAACGATGCGGCTGCACAGAAAGCAGCTAAAGAAGCCGCACAGAGGGCGAGAATCCAGGCTGACAATGTTGGTCATCGACTTTTATCCAAAATGGGTTGGAAAGAAG GTGAAGGGCTTGGGAGCTCTAGAAGTGGGATAGCTGATCCGATTTTGGCGGGTAGTGTGAAAAAGGATAACTTGGGTGTTGGTGCATCTCAACCCGGTGAAGTGACACCCGAAGATGATATCTATGAGCAGTACAAAAAGCGTATGATGCTTGGTTACAAACACAGACCAAATCCTCTG ggcAATCCGCGGAAGGCCTATTACTGA
- the LOC110911602 gene encoding SURP and G-patch domain-containing protein 1-like protein isoform X1 translates to MEKKPASSLFVNDGSFMERFKQLQQDKESSSEPTLSGPTKPKPDISNSGSKASASFKINKPPSGKLAFSLKQKSKLVTPAVKLSEDDDEDERNDGNSSGDGPIKRQKVDRFDASELSLKQVIVAVPPSDPIVKKAADNLATFVAKNGRQIEHITRQKNPGDTPFKFLYDESCADYKYYEYRLSEEEKVLGKSADAQIQHTGGSKTTAANSSQKSHQQRSNYQIPASALFEPTETAQPDYGEATAPSASDPIAMMEFYMKKAAQEEKKRRPKHSKDEMPPPASLQGDGKRGHHMGDYIPLEELDKFMASCNDAAAQKAAKEAAQRARIQADNVGHRLLSKMGWKEGEGLGSSRSGIADPILAGSVKKDNLGVGASQPGEVTPEDDIYEQYKKRMMLGYKHRPNPLGNPRKAYY, encoded by the exons ATGGAGAAAAAACCAGCTTCTAGTCTATTCGTTAATGATGGTTCCTTTATGGAGAGGTTTAAACAACTTCAACAAGATAAGGAATCTAGTTCAGAGCCAACTTTATCAGGGCCCACAAAGCCTAAGCCGGATATAAGTAACAGTGGCTCTAAAGCTAGTGCTTCTTTCAAAATCAACAAACCTCCATCTGGCAAACTTGCATTCAGCCTGAAACAGAAATCGAAACTTGTAACACCTGCTGTCAAGTTAAGTGAAGACGATGATGAAGATGAAAGGAATGACGGTAACTCATCAGGTGACGGACCGATAAAACGGCAAAAGGTGGACCGGTTTGATGCCTCGGAACTGTCACTAAAGCAAGTTATTGTTG CAGTACCACCAAGTGATCCCATAGTAAAGAAGGCCGCAGATAATTTAGCAACTTTCGTGGCAAAAAACGGAAGGCAGATTGAGCATATCACACGTCAAAAGAATCCTGGAGATACCCCTTTCAA ATTCCTGTATGATGAAAGCTGTGCTGATTACAAATATTATGAATACCGGCTTTCTGAGGAGGAGAAGGTTCTGGGAAAATCTGCAGACGCACAAATACAACATACTG GTGGTTCCAAGACTACTGCAGCGAATAGCTCTCAAAAATCACATCAGCAACGTTCAAATTACCAGATCCCTGCCTCAGCTTTATTTGAACCTACCGAGACTGCACAACCTGATTATG GTGAAGCTACGGCCCCATCAGCTTCAGACCCGATAGCTATGATGGAGTTTTATATGAAAAAAGCTGcacaagaagaaaagaaaaggcgCCCTAAACACTCTAAAGACGAGATGCCACCTCCTGCTTCTCTCCAAG GTGATGGTAAAAGGGGCCACCATATGGGTGATTATATACCTCTGGAAGAGCTCGACAAGTTCATGGCCAGCTGTAACGATGCGGCTGCACAGAAAGCAGCTAAAGAAGCCGCACAGAGGGCGAGAATCCAGGCTGACAATGTTGGTCATCGACTTTTATCCAAAATGGGTTGGAAAGAAG GTGAAGGGCTTGGGAGCTCTAGAAGTGGGATAGCTGATCCGATTTTGGCGGGTAGTGTGAAAAAGGATAACTTGGGTGTTGGTGCATCTCAACCCGGTGAAGTGACACCCGAAGATGATATCTATGAGCAGTACAAAAAGCGTATGATGCTTGGTTACAAACACAGACCAAATCCTCTG ggcAATCCGCGGAAGGCCTATTACTGA